Within Brachyhypopomus gauderio isolate BG-103 chromosome 4, BGAUD_0.2, whole genome shotgun sequence, the genomic segment TCATAGAAATTGATTTAAACCAACGATCAAGATCAAGCATTTCAATCAAATCAGCTAAGGCATGACGTGGTGATTTCTGGAATCGGAGATCCAATACCTCCTGCCTTGCTGCTGTAAACAGATCTTGAGCATAAGATCTGCATGCAAAATCAAGCTctaaggtgtgtgtttggttaaaAATCATATGACTAAGGTGTAACAAAGCTTGAGCTTCTGACTTTACTGCTTTAATAATGTTATCTTCACCATTAGTCAGATGTTGAAAACCAGTTGCAAACTGATTGGTAAGCCAAGATGTATACTGTGATTGTTTGGAAATTTGGTATGTGTTTATTAGTGAATTACTACTACCAAATAATCCAGTGATGTCCGAGAATAGATCTCGCTTCATGCGTGACTGTGAGTATGGAATTTGGACAGCTAATCTGCTTTTGTAGTCATACACCAAATCTTCAATTTGAGTTTTGAGCCATGTGTATGTTTTAGTGTAGGCTTTACAATGTGTCAGATAAGCTGAGAGGATATTTGAAATATTGTAACTAACATGAACCATAACAAGGTTTACATCATGCAATAGAGTCTTATTAATGTTTCCTCTAATAAGACCAGCTAGAGGGACAGGGTATGTATTTGGACACTGTGTTGGTTTGTGGTAGCCGCATGTCGTTAAATTGAAACAATATTTACGTGTCCATGTGCAATTTTCTGCACCTGTCCACAAATTTAGGTCAGCTTCACACCTACCAACACAATACATGCCTTCCCGACGTTTTGTCCAAACAAAAGGTTTGGGAGTAATAGAATAATCCTGTGGAGAAGAGAGATTAAAAAGATGGGAtgtatatatgttgtgtgtAGAATTG encodes:
- the LOC143511537 gene encoding uncharacterized protein LOC143511537, which codes for MLGCGRWVWKYFKGPFTPNSLTILPKQIVTWPPGVAPEPNCITQICCNLGSTHPPTISFSIPIIHVPSQANSTTWIKLKSIEGQEAGVLSTLYKRGNNGVDPRKCYNTKELEPAMYECTHIEPLNSTHNIYTSHLFNLSSPQDYSITPKPFVWTKRREGMYCVGRCEADLNLWTGAENCTWTRKYCFNLTTCGYHKPTQCPNTYPVPLAGLIRGNINKTLLHDVNLVMVHVSYNISNILSAYLTHCKAYTKTYTWLKTQIEDLVYDYKSRLAVQIPYSQSRMKRDLFSDITGLFGSSNSLINTYQISKQSQYTSWLTNQFATGFQHLTNGEDNIIKAVKSEAQALLHLSHMIFNQTHTLELDFACRSYAQDLFTAARQEVLDLRFQKSPRHALADLIEMLDLDRWFKSISMKTIYYAELLTTIMMYNGNECPGCIGFYATYPFIHPEQIFPDSTTIRSLGTVIRDQVVKWDQVTGYMTVKGYANVL